One Hyla sarda isolate aHylSar1 unplaced genomic scaffold, aHylSar1.hap1 scaffold_1880, whole genome shotgun sequence genomic window, gcttttataggggaggtcccattggtcacatggtcactgatacctcctgggtaacaatcaaatGATAActcacatgttaaaggggtattcaaggaaaaaaccttttttttatatatatatcaactggctccagaaagttaaacagatttgtaaattacttctattaaaaaatcttaatcctttcagtacttatgagcttctgaagttaaggttgttcttttctgtctaagtgctctctgatgacacgtgtctcgggaaacgcccagttaagaagaggtttgctatggggatttgcttctaaactgggcggttcccgagacacgtgtcattagagagctcttagacagaaaagaacaaccttaacttcagaagctcataagtactgaaaggattaagattttttaatagatttttttttttcctcttttcttcttctttacaTATTATATTTATAGTGAGGTATACTGGTTGCTTCCTTTAACTAAGGAAGACTTGTATTATAATAGAATTTTTATGTTTGTTTCTCTGTGTttgtatacataatataaaactactaaaaaaaaaaaaaagatttattaatagaagtaatttataaatctgtttaactttctggagccagttgatatatatataaaagttttttcctggataaccccttttaacctttcctaaagtgacaatgctttcttcacacattacacagtataatacatggtaaacatatgttcattggggggggggggaggggggcaggtgcaagggggggcccaggggacactgagggGAGGTTGcccgacaggacagcaagggtacttgGTAATAACTCCCATACTGCGCCACCACATgttactccgcccacagacaccttatcccctacccaaaggataagatgtctgatcacgggggtcctgcagctgtgaTCTCCGTGcaacacccggcattctaaacagtatgttaacAGTGCCGAGTTTGGGTGGCCGGGATGTGAtgttatgtcacgccccctccattcatgtctatgggagggggcgtggcatgatgtcacatctccGGCCGCCCAAACCAAACATTCTGAAAAAAACTTTAGGGAatgtcgggtgctgcacagagatcgcggcggtccccagtggtaggacccccaccatcagacatcttatcccctatcctttgtatcctgtgggcggagtacacctttaaaattcCCGGTAGAGGGATACACTGGGATTGGGATCCCACGGGACCCAACTCCAAATACGCAGAtggtcaggaggctgctgcgtACGGGCAGTCAGGCACTATGGCTGCGGGTCTCACACTCAGAGTGCCCCTCCCAATAGTCTCCTCCCCCTGCCACCggctaaggtgtcatttttactgaaaagtgctctgcatagaaatggaaagtttacatggggagtatgtgcagagcattgcaccctagtgtctgtacattcctatgttagcgggcgggattggacagGCATTTTAGCAGGAGTGGAGCAAACACCCTACAGGCATGGGTAAATTGGTCAAAAAAATCATCGGAAGCGGGCAGGAGTGGGATTGAACAACGAGTTCTGCGCAGGCTCTAGTTCCCGGTTTAGGTTGTATTGTGTCTGTAGTCAGTGACTGTGTTATGCAGCTGTCCTCACTCTGTATACATCATGCTGTGCTGAATGGGATTTTGTCATAGACTTCCATGGTCTGTACTTACACTGTACGTCTCTTTACtcacttttcagtaaaataagtttaaataaaaaaaatggagtaaAAGATAACACTACGTTATACATACCGATCGTACCAACCTGATCTATGAGGAGAACAAGTCAATTTTAGGGCACATAACATGATTGCTAGGACTCTGTCACTGCCAGGACTCTGCTATTGATACAGCCTGTCTATGGTCGGCTCTAATGGATCAATGCAGTAAATACTGtactgatctgtatgagcaatccaaTGACTGCTCATACAAGTCCTACAGAGGGaccaaaaagtgtataaaaaaaaaaatctaaagatgtttttaaaaatgtacatttttcaaaataagtttttttggttttgttgtaattatttttaaaaagttgTAAAGTGTAACAAAAACTATGCAAATTAGATATCGCTGTGATTGAATGGACTTATATTTTAATGCACAGTAAATGAAGGGTGTTAATACAGTGGAAGATCGGTCCCACTAAAAAACTGCTCTCAAACAcagtgtagatggaaaaataagttatggcTATGAGGAGAGGAGAAAAGAATGGAAACACAAAAGCTTAAggattgttaaggggttaataagggttGTCCTTaagggttgttaaggggttaatactaataataaaatctgtgttattctctgcagattcttgtagcaggagatcagaggagaatcttatatcttcagattataaagcagatgatgatatcacacaagatacatatgaagaacattccattatcccagatacaacctcagcccttcacagccaagatctgtcatctcatccttatatacaggtcctgtcttctcactcatcacaggatgttcagcaaaataaaagtcatagaaggggtgttggacatcagcaagctcatacagtatataaaccatattcatgttcagaatgttggaAATGTTATACTTCTAAATTcgatcttgttgtacatcaaagaactcacacaggagataagccattttcatgctcagaatgtgcaaaatgttttacttctaattcaggtcttgttcaacatcaaagaactcacacagaagagaagccgttttcatgttcagaatgtgggaaatgttttacttttaaatcaagtcttgttagacatcaaataactcacacaggagagaagccattttcatgttcagaatgtgggaaatgttttactcacaaATCAACTCTTTAtaaacatcaaataactcacacaggagagaagccattttcatgtacagaatgtggtaaatgttatactgagaaagcaaatcttgtttatcatcaaagaactcacacaggggagaagccattctcatgtgcagagtgtggaaaatgttttgctaagaaATCAATTCTTGGTGAACATAaacgaactcacacaggggagaagccatttccatgtgcagaatgtgggaaatgttttactcagcaatcaagtcttgttaatcataaaagaactcacgcaggagagaagccaattcagagcaataaatgatgcagataacacatctatatattaaccatgtacataggatatctgacatttatacatatatcatatactgcatctccaaacttgttcccaattgttaataaaagttttctttcttatatgatttattattcttatattcatctccgcacactggacttataataaatgtaatattgtccctgaggttgtatatagggaatgtaacgcgtcagtgttgtccccgcccccttctcattatgattatagagactttaattcaaggcatcagacaggatccgcgcgtctcccttgaagatcgtctcttctgaacataagacgctgcagatacttttatttatcacaaaccctagacgagcgtttcccgtcttgacgtctattttcggtctcagatcatagaatccatttttctatatgagaagtcgtcaatatctcagcgtcccccgggttcagtaaacatcggtgtaattcttttccttttctttgtcctccccggggtataaaatccctagagatctgatcacatctggtacaagatctctttacttcacactttgcgccattattacacggattgaagacccagttacacgctcgtaaattcccatatatgtcgtggattggaaggaaaaaggttcttaaatcttatatttaccaataatattttatattttacagtccgtccctatcatagtacggaattgttatttttcttctatccgatggttatttagtaattttgttatgattcagaagagaccacgtgtcccgtatagacgctcaccctgaagacattagacggcggttttgtgtttccggatttacacacttattataaagcttttccttcgtctggattattagagctcgttcgctcttctttttctcatcctcccctttatattcctcctcatgtggatatggaattctcctcagtccctccttctatagggcccattttgtggcccccgcactcctccttggcctctctagttctttcctcttttatatataactttgtCGGTATTACGAGACTGCTCTACGACTGATTCTGATTTCCCTTCCCCCCTAACCCCACTTTCTTTATTCCCTATGGTTATTACTAAACACATTTTCCCTCTTCCCCTTTGTGGGAACGTTTACATTCTTTTACGTTACGAGATTTATATTCTTCTACTAAGACTTTGGCCATAGAGGAATCTCAGGCTTTCTGGGGTTTTATAAGTAAATTTATCTTTACTCTCCAATGTTTTAAGCGTTATACTAACATACGTCCCTGAAATTGGTTAGAGAGATTGTATTTATtccctaaataataataatatctaagCTTTATTCTTATCTGATTTCTTCTGCTCCTAATAGTAACCAAAATGCATCTTATATGAGAAGAGGAGCTGAATATCCAACTCTCTGAAGAACAGTGCGGATTTATCTCTAGCGCTCACGTGGCTTCTCCTCCTGTATTCGTATACAGGAGAGTTTATATAAGTTAAGTCCCGCGCCCAGCCGCCTGCACCAGCCGCCAGCGCAGTGTTCACTTGTCCCCggctgtcggcggggctgggattcgcattgcgggacgcgcccgcatgcgagtcccagcccgtcacttactcTGTACAACTGCCGCCTCCTCTGCTGTGTTTCAGCTCTGACACATgcatccccgtctcctagggcacgcatgcgctggagctctgaaatttaaaaggccagtaggctcataattactgtttgcacctgacactatcttataaagtccctgcacctcccacacttccctgccggatcttcagtgcccctagcctgagattaagcgttccctatagcctgtttgccttgcc contains:
- the LOC130315689 gene encoding oocyte zinc finger protein XlCOF8.4-like isoform X2, translated to MERDRNKMADRIINLTLQILFRLTGENYIVVKKSSSGCCRGRTLSPIPGLPPHSMIHEEMDEQKILELINKMIELLTGEVPIRCQDVAVYFSMEEWEYVEGHKDQYKDQVMMEDQQPLTSPVRSSKRTAPERCPRPLLPQDDQGEDPNNINAPETDVSGDEQYKEDIPTGKEIIYINATDIREEEKTDLSGDEQYKANIQTEKDLIYINATDIKEEEETDVSSDEQYKEDIPTGIDLIYINTTDIKQDTDVSGDEQYMEDIPTDSCSRRSEENLISSDYKADDDITQDTYEEHSIIPDTTSALHSQDLSSHPYIQVLSSHSSQDVQQNKSHRRGVGHQQAHTVYKPYSCSECWKCYTSKFDLVVHQRTHTGDKPFSCSECAKCFTSNSGLVQHQRTHTEEKPFSCSECGKCFTFKSSLVRHQITHTGEKPFSCSECGKCFTHKSTLYKHQITHTGEKPFSCTECGKCYTEKANLVYHQRTHTGEKPFSCAECGKCFAKKSILGEHKRTHTGEKPFPCAECGKCFTQQSSLVNHKRTHAGEKPIQSNK
- the LOC130315689 gene encoding oocyte zinc finger protein XlCOF8.4-like isoform X1, with the translated sequence MERDRNKMADRIINLTLQILFRLTGENYIVVKKSSSGCCRGRTLSPIPGLPPHSMIHEEMDEQKILELINKMIELLTGEVPIRCQDVAVYFSMEEWEYVEGHKDQYKDQVMMEDQQPLTSPVRSSKRTAPERCPRPLLPQDDQGEDPNNINAPETDVSGDEQYKEDIPTGKEIIYINATDIREEEKTDLSGDEQYKANIQTEKDLIYINATDIKEEEETDVSSDEQYKEDIPTGIDLIYINTTDIKQDTDVSGDEQYMEDIPTGNRLDSCSRRSEENLISSDYKADDDITQDTYEEHSIIPDTTSALHSQDLSSHPYIQVLSSHSSQDVQQNKSHRRGVGHQQAHTVYKPYSCSECWKCYTSKFDLVVHQRTHTGDKPFSCSECAKCFTSNSGLVQHQRTHTEEKPFSCSECGKCFTFKSSLVRHQITHTGEKPFSCSECGKCFTHKSTLYKHQITHTGEKPFSCTECGKCYTEKANLVYHQRTHTGEKPFSCAECGKCFAKKSILGEHKRTHTGEKPFPCAECGKCFTQQSSLVNHKRTHAGEKPIQSNK